A genomic window from Fusarium oxysporum Fo47 chromosome VIII, complete sequence includes:
- a CDS encoding t-SNARE has translation MSNPLDTDAGSELFSSYEAEFKLIQADLNQKLDQIPELAGEPRKAAISQAERALEELDEQLSAMRLEKQNIPTSSRTKVNQRFRNYESDTDAARRKLTTLSSDRSALFGSRYTDDPAGSSDIHMEQRQQLLSGTDRLDRSTQRLKASQALANETEAIGAGTLADLSRQRETIEHTRGIMLESEGYVDRSVKTLRGMARR, from the exons ATGTCGAACCCTCTCGATACCGATGCTGGCTCtgagctcttcagctcatACGAGGCTGAATTCAAGCTCATCCAGGCCGACCTAAACCAAAAGCTGGACCAGATTCCTGAACTAGCTGGTGAGCCTCGAAAGGCCGCTATCAGCCAAGCCGAGCGGGCGCTTGAGGAACTTGATGAGCAG CTCAGCGCAATGCGCCTGGAAAAGCAAAACATCCCCACCAGCTCTCGCACCAAGGTCAATCAGCGCTTCCGAAACTACGAGTCAGACACAGATGCTGCTCGTCGCAAGTTGACCACTCTCTCCTCCGATCGATCAGCACTTTTCGGATCGCGATACACAGACGACCCCGCTGGCTCATCAGACATTCACATGGAGCAGCGACAGCAGTTGCTCTCGGGGACCGACCGTCTTGATCGAAGCACACAGCGATTGAAGGCCAGCCAGGCCCTCGCCAACGAGACCGAAGCCATCGGCGCAGGCACCCTAGCAGACCTCAGCAGGCAGCGAGAAACCATCGAGCACACTCGCGGCATAATGCTGGAGAGTGAGGGCTACGTGGACAGGAGCGTCAAGACACTCAGGGGCATGGCGCGTAGGTAA
- a CDS encoding Scd6-like Sm domain-containing protein, translating to MSEFLGSRISLISKSDIRYVGTLHEINSDESTVSLENVRSFGTEGRKGRPDEEIAPSDQVYEYIVFRGSDVKDLRIEDHPNIKENKPPAVPDDPAIVGARARPGAQGPNQNAPPGGPAAFGPGQGPYPPNNFYGGPPPGNWGRGGAPGPGPGPNFGNMPYPPPPGWFPPGQGFPGGPGGPNGPGGPGGPGPWGNYPFPPGPGGPGAPGPNAPVEAPANQRATSGSGPSQDAKPAPIGPGADRAKPATPSGQAAPPTEPKSLAQGVRQPSHAPTPPVESKPSIEEVKQTAASLAANGQAKPEDISKATPTGPRNHRVNPVIPLTGSAAKPFSLPGAGGDAASKAPAATAPPNVQDATNAARAAVAVAMAQLGNNSGNAMDNLTNKVNEMRVNAVRGRPASRGRGRGGHPAAAKVAVPDSDFDFAQSNAKFNKQDVVKEAIAGSPLETPENPAVAEQPEISTTTDDAAVAYNKSRSFFDNISSESRERTENGGQKPGGREWRGEEQRKNMETFGQGSVDGAYRNYRGRGRGRGRGGRGYGRGGRGGNRPQYQTTPAQQ from the exons ATGTCTGAATTTCTCGG GTCTCGCATTTCCCTCATCTCCAAAAGCGATATTCG CTATGTTGGCACTCTACATGAAATCAACTCGGACGAGTCGACAGTATCACTTGAAAATGTGAGGTCATTCGGTACCGAAGGTCGCAAAGGCCGACCTGACGAAGAGATTGCCCCCTCCGACCAAGTCTACGAGTACATTGTATTCCGAGGCAGCGACGTGAAGGATCTACGAATTGAGGACCatcccaacatcaaggagaacaagccTCCAGCTGTGCCCGATGATCCGGCCATCGTTGGC GCTCGAGCTCGCCCTGGAGCCCAAGGGCCTAACCAAAATGCTCCACCAGGAGGACCTGCGGCTTTCGGCCCAGGCCAAGGACCTTACCCACCCAACAACTTCTACGGAGGCCCACCACCGGGAAACTGGGGTCGTGGTGGTGCTCCAGGACCTGGCCCAGGCCCTAACTTTGGGAACATGCCGTATCCCCCTCCTCCTGGCTGGTTCCCTCCTGGTCAAGGATTTCCGGGCGGCCCTGGTGGACCCAACGGTCCTGGAGGTCCTGGAGGTCCCGGACCTTGGGGCAACTATCCTTTTCCACCAGGCCCTGGCGGTCCCGGTGCTCCTGGCCCTAACGCACCTGTTGAAGCTCCCGCGAACCAACGAGCCACTTCAGGCTCTGGTCCCTCACAAGATGCGAAGCCAGCTCCTATTGGTCCTGGCGCCGATCGAGCCAAGCCAGCCACTCCCAGCGGACAGGCAGCACCTCCCACGGAACCCAAATCGCTGGCTCAAGGTGTGCGACAGCCCTCTCATGCCCCTACACCACCTGTCGAATCGAAACCTTCGATTGAGGAAGTCAAGCAGACTGCTGCGAGCCTAGCTGCCAATGGCCAAGCAAAGCCTGAGGACATCAGCAAGGCTACTCCTACTGGACCCAGGAATCACCGGGTCAATCCTGTGATTCCTTTGACAGGATCTGCTGCCAAGCCCTTCTCTCTACCAGGCGCAGGAGGTGATGCTGCCAGCAAGGCTCCTGCAGCTACTGCACCGCCCAATGTTCAGGATGCCACCAACGCTGCTAGGGCTGCGGTCGCTGTTGCTATGGCCCAATTGGGCAACAACAGTGGCAACGCTATGGACAACCTGACGAACAAGGTCAACGAGATGCGTGTCAACGCCGTCCGAGGTAGACCAGCCAGCAGAGGTCGAGGCCGTGGTGGACATCCTGCTGCCGCTAAGGTCGCGGTTCCCGACTCTGACTTCGACTTCGCCCAGTCTAATGCCAAATTCAACAAGCAAGATGTTGTCAAAGAGGCTATTGCTGGATCTCCTCTGGAGACGCCAGAAAACCCTGCTGTCGCCGAGCAGCCCGAGATCTCAACTACGACTGACGATGCCGCTGTTGCCTACAACAAGTCGAGATCGTTCTTTGACAACATCTCCAGTGAATCCAGAGAGCGAACCGAAAACGGAGGCCAGAAGCCCGGCGGTCGCGAATGGAGGGGCGAGGAACAGCGCAAGAACATGGAGACCTTTGGCCAGGGGAGCGTTGATGGTGCTTATCGCAACTACCGTGGTCGGGGTCGTGGTCGTGGTCGGGGCGGTCGTGGCTATGGCCGCGGTGGACGAGGTGGAAACCGTCCTCAGTATCAGACCACACCTGCTCAACAATAA